In the genome of Myxococcus stipitatus, one region contains:
- a CDS encoding RHS repeat-associated core domain-containing protein: protein MSSSNPSSQSQPPAIRTFQMDGSSVGNLASSVNLFRGDVNLTQSLFTLPGRSEGNGLDVSLSLQYQSNVFREAATWNREAPTGVVGLGWSLPLTWIESMSSGSPVPGTREYALFENGTPNTLVRQPWAPCLFSADAALATGLADGQPVPAPLIEEFHAHGLLLSANATAHGTQGTWELVDDTHELLYTLEVGARLLVKDGGEAYQLQNYQFWKVQYYPRYERWVVTNDSAVRRSFGGGVTREAAGALSENNTVAWSVWWKGSNGLPLWSGASMRTEGQVQVARAWYLGRVTDRFGSTITYAYNDFERTSDGLLPGCEQRVGTGGLPYTKAVYLSRVTDVFGRTVTLHYGDKLWSAEAEAPREYADPHRATPSDAPGAWQDCYETRFLDQVSVRATDGATLFTFRFGYEPRPESSGREREVANVTGNTGPLRGDTFKRFLTRVTQFDQDDVESPGLVLDYYLETSVEGGQPGALASITSPEGATATYTYTHQSLSLCERRAEVKRPESLSGGSPRIYYGPDYAVVTYYHGANGRLSLQVWTWSGAWLTWQLDPNDALLDTRGLDLETLQVVANQDFFALTFKRSSPREHVVYAFDRDVARPGQWRGATLDGVTTQKDVPTLELPTAGTLTTFVGGTTWLAVAQMSTQTYSGDCQVLTWRWTTRAWARETLAAPRFTWFTGGGEYLATLDADGQLTLRWLDSLLVWRSGPSITVPQFSTRDPESVVLVPGSSLVVVSHLITASAQENLYRVWVAQWTADHALQLHSLGDFNDTFGQDNTPTPWIPEVVDDTLVASNGNLARFDGTTWVVSTKLNPGVPDSHLTQRYAFGPDYALQVIAPTTGVGAAVAQVMAYDPTTGWKPAPTPLGQPLPPQDTPADNWPTSGGADWAVVGPYVYFRGTASDWSTVISAPPSADLEALVSAEGHRFNSESLVDESPTFLAFTATKGGTSRRAEALVLHNGQVGTPEAFSEEKMVDGQGPGTSPQGPRLFATYPQDSNDFEVAATVYLHQYAGDTFAGPIEHYAVAGLDVTDGYRDAIPTRYAFDTKTAGCDPTGLIVKYFSARTYPGTSDAANPVNGWVDSTYLNGMADETGKNYYDMLDGLLLRTQTRDRAGVLLDGTEATWVVYQQVASDVLEPETVVLRGGWVAQTVDTQTSNGVTSTKTTEYVPAGAPGSATGQPVTVTFQQNGGEGQAQTFVQTTVPGVAIDAGLAAIHALTDPAQVTNTVTTDTGTVPVQAMATTYASWPTAEGVLVSMAEASFGLLDAPEVAFPFASYTPGDNPAGWALAARTTEHTDYGQEQESVDGLGVPTATLYSSNREFGVAQASNAPFGGFAFLGFQPYEDTSRWTLTGVVYDSDDVRTGIRAARLPGGANATLAVSVTPEAPEGTYLVGAWVRTPAGFTSNTTTGIFATVTVDGVAAPPHFVPLPATDGAWRYVTLPVPLGGPQVLGGPVPAPDRRSADRRARLAARPRRPRTSQAGRTAPLALTSAATEASVVLTLSITNTTASAVTLDSVLVGPLASGFVSRTFDEPSQQLTSTQDASGRTTRTYFDRAFQPTVSVGASGQVKELSQNFLSRWGNGGVFSPMSPNAEVTVHPASGGVLETFRDGGTWRERWDASEGWAAADGALRHTGDAAGILTWRGTTAETRAVYFELQARDVVASVSMGDVTIRWDQGWSASQAGVAWTALATPPLARHWLLVVGKGVVLFFAEGQLLYSQPVRPSGDTVSITVTGEGALRNLSVAEAVRVGVSYNDASGRQRQVQQLQGADSIVLGLIHDALSRPLVTTKAAPGSFGSGQTQPVLQYRPGFVDVEDFLANLSTTWELKGDVADYYRGQHQDGIQRSDDQGYPYEGTRYEASPRQQTLEQAGAGKPYAIDLTVPEAQRQTTRLRFGANAGGDLPAGRYFEDTLTSPVQTRSVRLTDTLSQTVRSTYVSNTGEEVSRTSGNRTYAAGASGPVATLETALPNALVSGPQQLPTGYTQRMTTDALQRTESLVDPDAGQTRFVSDVAGRLRFVQPALDAGEQWFVYYKYDALGRMVEEGTVSYAWDPVALRLLANQPEWPTEGFTVAVSMRYDGDGNDPTLIGMKWSSVAHNPGDDGEVTVTEVFGYDEDGHLSSVRMTLDGPTTADGTVSYRYDNLSAVVRVDFPQGTPLRAVHYAYDELGHLVSIGSDEGLANLAAYDWSADGLVQREVLGQGAWTRLVDYTSRGQVATMTTTSAAGDQSFALTYAYEPDGVVRTRGVRWHFAGVEASQEQSFGYDGQRRMLTATGATPMTIRAYDPSGNIWEAEENGIPVATPCAEGTDRVASLSVGAGPAEPLTWSAQGQLLSGAGRTFTYERATNMTTRIESAGSALRLAYGGSQQRVLKRRRDGVDTVYFFGAGLVPVARRDGASWTVLLQGASGLLARVGTTTRFTLTDPDQSVWAVVEGSTLAARYAYAPFGGLTLAEGDTAASEYLFQGQEWDAEVGLYNFRARMYDPVLRRFVTPDPRRQFASPYVFAANNPLGITDPTGEISLAERIGIGIASALLTIAGACLSIFTGGASSAAASAAKRVVKGAVKGATKAAKGAAKGASAGAAEGAAVGATEGAVATGSQVVSAGVSATESLVNSAGTLAEKATRFGLGVAGNTISGAAHAGFKYNRTQPGSDYSAKGFFEAMGIGAAAGFAKGVVLGGGELATSGLSKKQGRKGVATRIAARAAVGSVAGLISSDLSTILTNVQQHEPWYQGLARSTVGGFIGGTLSGTAAGTWGERSHSKKYVKVSDHVKSRVNNLIEKVKKATVDRNSYELNGTASFFAMPGYDVWGTAGRWGKLEE, encoded by the coding sequence ATGTCGTCGTCCAATCCCTCATCGCAAAGCCAGCCCCCCGCCATCCGCACGTTCCAGATGGATGGCAGCTCTGTCGGAAACCTCGCGAGCTCCGTCAACCTGTTCCGCGGCGACGTGAACCTCACCCAGAGCCTGTTCACCCTCCCGGGGCGCTCCGAGGGCAACGGCCTCGACGTGTCGCTGTCGCTCCAGTACCAGTCCAACGTGTTCCGCGAGGCGGCGACGTGGAACCGCGAGGCCCCGACAGGCGTGGTCGGCCTGGGCTGGAGCCTTCCCCTGACGTGGATTGAGTCGATGTCCTCCGGCTCGCCCGTGCCGGGGACGCGCGAGTACGCGCTCTTCGAGAACGGCACGCCCAACACGCTGGTGCGCCAGCCGTGGGCCCCGTGCCTCTTCTCCGCCGACGCGGCGCTCGCCACCGGCCTCGCGGATGGCCAGCCCGTCCCGGCCCCGCTCATCGAGGAGTTCCACGCGCACGGGCTCCTCCTGTCGGCGAACGCCACCGCGCATGGCACGCAGGGCACCTGGGAGCTCGTCGACGACACGCACGAGCTGCTCTACACGCTCGAGGTGGGAGCCCGGCTGCTGGTGAAGGATGGCGGCGAGGCGTACCAGCTCCAGAACTACCAGTTCTGGAAGGTGCAGTACTACCCCCGCTACGAGCGCTGGGTCGTCACGAACGACTCCGCCGTGCGGCGCTCCTTCGGTGGCGGCGTCACGCGGGAGGCGGCGGGCGCGCTCAGCGAGAACAACACGGTGGCGTGGTCCGTGTGGTGGAAGGGCAGCAACGGCCTGCCCCTGTGGAGCGGCGCCTCGATGCGCACCGAGGGGCAGGTCCAGGTGGCGCGCGCCTGGTATCTGGGCCGGGTCACGGACCGCTTCGGCAGCACCATCACCTACGCCTACAACGACTTCGAGCGCACCAGTGACGGGCTGCTCCCGGGCTGCGAGCAGCGCGTCGGCACCGGCGGGCTGCCGTACACCAAGGCCGTTTACCTCTCCCGCGTCACCGACGTGTTCGGCCGCACCGTCACGCTCCACTACGGCGACAAGCTGTGGAGCGCCGAGGCGGAGGCCCCCCGCGAGTACGCGGACCCTCACCGCGCCACCCCCAGCGACGCCCCGGGCGCCTGGCAGGACTGCTACGAGACCCGCTTCCTCGACCAGGTCTCCGTCCGGGCAACCGACGGCGCCACCCTCTTCACCTTCCGCTTCGGCTACGAGCCGAGGCCGGAGTCCTCCGGCCGCGAGCGCGAGGTGGCCAACGTCACCGGGAACACGGGCCCCCTCCGAGGTGACACGTTCAAGCGCTTCCTCACGCGCGTCACCCAGTTCGACCAGGACGACGTGGAGAGCCCGGGACTCGTGCTCGACTACTACCTGGAGACTTCGGTGGAGGGGGGGCAGCCGGGAGCGCTCGCATCCATCACCTCTCCCGAGGGCGCCACCGCCACCTATACCTATACCCACCAGAGTCTCTCGCTGTGCGAGCGGCGCGCGGAGGTGAAGCGGCCCGAGTCCCTGAGCGGCGGCTCGCCTCGCATCTACTACGGCCCGGACTACGCGGTCGTCACGTACTACCACGGGGCCAACGGCCGGCTCTCGCTCCAGGTCTGGACGTGGTCGGGAGCGTGGCTCACCTGGCAGCTGGACCCGAACGACGCGCTCCTCGACACACGGGGGCTCGACCTCGAGACCCTCCAGGTCGTCGCCAACCAGGACTTCTTCGCGCTCACCTTCAAGCGAAGCAGTCCCCGGGAGCACGTCGTCTACGCCTTCGACCGTGACGTGGCGCGACCCGGCCAGTGGCGCGGTGCCACCCTCGATGGCGTCACCACCCAGAAGGACGTCCCCACGCTCGAGCTGCCCACCGCGGGCACCCTCACGACCTTCGTGGGAGGCACCACGTGGCTCGCCGTGGCGCAGATGAGCACCCAGACCTACTCCGGCGACTGTCAGGTGCTCACCTGGCGCTGGACCACGCGGGCCTGGGCGCGTGAGACACTCGCGGCCCCTCGCTTCACATGGTTCACGGGTGGGGGCGAGTACCTGGCCACCCTGGATGCCGACGGACAGCTGACGCTGCGTTGGCTGGACAGCCTGCTCGTGTGGCGCTCGGGGCCTTCCATCACGGTTCCCCAGTTCTCGACGAGGGACCCGGAGAGTGTCGTCCTCGTGCCGGGCTCGTCGCTCGTGGTGGTGTCCCACCTCATCACCGCCAGCGCCCAGGAGAACCTCTATCGCGTCTGGGTGGCCCAGTGGACGGCCGACCATGCGCTCCAGCTCCACTCGCTCGGCGACTTCAACGACACCTTCGGGCAGGACAACACTCCCACGCCGTGGATTCCAGAAGTGGTCGACGACACGCTCGTCGCCAGCAATGGCAACCTCGCGCGCTTCGATGGAACGACGTGGGTGGTCAGCACGAAGCTCAACCCCGGCGTGCCCGACTCGCATCTCACCCAGCGCTATGCGTTCGGACCCGACTACGCCCTCCAGGTCATCGCGCCCACCACGGGTGTCGGCGCGGCCGTCGCCCAGGTAATGGCCTATGACCCGACGACGGGCTGGAAGCCAGCGCCGACCCCGCTGGGCCAGCCGCTGCCACCGCAGGACACCCCAGCGGACAACTGGCCCACAAGTGGAGGCGCGGACTGGGCCGTCGTCGGCCCCTACGTGTACTTCCGTGGCACCGCGTCGGATTGGAGCACGGTCATCTCCGCTCCCCCGTCCGCCGACCTGGAGGCGCTCGTGAGCGCGGAGGGTCATCGCTTCAACTCCGAATCGCTCGTGGACGAGAGCCCCACGTTCCTGGCGTTCACCGCCACGAAGGGAGGCACCTCACGGAGGGCCGAGGCGCTCGTGCTGCACAACGGACAGGTGGGCACACCCGAGGCGTTCTCCGAGGAGAAGATGGTCGATGGCCAGGGTCCGGGCACCTCGCCCCAGGGGCCGCGGCTCTTCGCCACCTACCCCCAGGACAGCAACGACTTCGAGGTGGCGGCGACGGTGTACCTCCACCAGTACGCGGGAGACACCTTCGCCGGCCCCATCGAGCACTACGCGGTCGCCGGTCTCGACGTGACGGATGGATATCGGGACGCGATTCCCACGCGCTACGCCTTCGACACGAAGACCGCGGGCTGCGACCCCACGGGCCTCATCGTGAAGTACTTCTCCGCTCGCACCTACCCGGGGACCTCGGACGCCGCGAACCCGGTGAATGGGTGGGTGGACAGCACCTACCTCAACGGCATGGCCGATGAGACCGGCAAGAACTACTACGACATGCTCGACGGCCTCCTCTTGCGCACGCAGACGCGAGACCGCGCGGGGGTGCTGCTCGATGGCACCGAGGCCACCTGGGTCGTCTACCAACAGGTCGCCTCCGATGTCCTCGAGCCCGAGACCGTCGTGCTCCGCGGCGGCTGGGTGGCGCAGACGGTGGACACCCAGACCAGCAACGGTGTCACGAGCACGAAGACCACCGAGTACGTCCCGGCGGGCGCCCCCGGCTCCGCGACCGGTCAACCCGTGACGGTCACCTTCCAGCAGAACGGCGGCGAGGGCCAGGCCCAGACGTTCGTGCAGACCACGGTTCCAGGCGTCGCCATCGATGCGGGCCTCGCGGCCATCCACGCGCTCACCGACCCGGCGCAGGTGACGAACACCGTCACGACCGACACGGGCACGGTCCCCGTGCAGGCCATGGCGACGACCTACGCCAGCTGGCCCACCGCCGAGGGCGTGCTCGTCTCCATGGCCGAGGCGAGCTTCGGCCTCCTCGATGCCCCGGAGGTGGCGTTCCCCTTCGCGAGCTACACCCCGGGAGACAACCCGGCGGGCTGGGCGCTCGCGGCGCGCACCACCGAGCACACGGACTACGGCCAGGAGCAGGAGAGCGTGGACGGCCTCGGCGTGCCCACGGCGACGCTCTACAGCAGCAACCGGGAGTTCGGCGTGGCGCAGGCGAGCAACGCGCCCTTCGGTGGGTTCGCCTTCCTCGGCTTCCAGCCCTACGAGGACACCTCGCGCTGGACCCTCACCGGCGTGGTGTACGACTCGGACGACGTGCGCACGGGCATCCGCGCGGCCCGGCTGCCCGGCGGCGCCAATGCCACCCTCGCCGTGTCGGTGACACCCGAGGCCCCCGAGGGCACGTACCTGGTCGGAGCCTGGGTGCGGACCCCGGCGGGCTTCACCAGCAACACCACCACGGGCATCTTCGCGACCGTCACGGTCGACGGCGTGGCCGCCCCGCCCCACTTCGTGCCGCTGCCCGCCACGGACGGCGCCTGGCGCTACGTCACGCTGCCCGTCCCGCTCGGGGGGCCGCAGGTGCTCGGAGGCCCCGTGCCCGCGCCGGACCGGCGCTCCGCGGACCGCCGTGCCCGACTCGCCGCCCGTCCTCGTCGGCCCCGGACCTCGCAGGCGGGCCGCACGGCCCCGCTCGCGCTCACCTCCGCCGCCACGGAGGCGTCCGTGGTGCTCACCTTGTCCATCACCAACACCACCGCCAGCGCGGTGACGCTCGACAGCGTGCTGGTGGGGCCGCTCGCCAGCGGCTTCGTGAGCCGCACCTTCGACGAGCCGAGCCAGCAGCTCACCTCGACCCAGGACGCGAGCGGCCGCACCACGCGCACGTACTTCGACCGCGCCTTCCAGCCGACCGTCTCCGTGGGGGCCTCCGGACAGGTCAAGGAGCTCTCCCAGAACTTCCTCTCGCGCTGGGGCAACGGCGGCGTCTTCTCCCCCATGAGCCCCAACGCGGAGGTCACCGTCCATCCCGCCAGCGGCGGTGTGCTCGAGACCTTCCGCGACGGCGGCACCTGGCGCGAGCGCTGGGATGCATCGGAGGGCTGGGCCGCCGCGGACGGCGCGCTCAGGCACACGGGCGACGCCGCGGGCATCCTGACCTGGCGAGGCACCACGGCGGAGACCCGCGCGGTCTACTTCGAGCTCCAGGCCCGCGACGTAGTCGCCTCCGTGTCCATGGGCGACGTGACGATTCGCTGGGACCAGGGCTGGAGCGCATCCCAGGCGGGTGTGGCCTGGACCGCGCTGGCCACGCCGCCGCTCGCGCGGCACTGGTTGCTCGTCGTCGGCAAGGGCGTGGTGCTCTTCTTCGCCGAAGGGCAGCTCCTCTACAGCCAGCCGGTCCGCCCTTCGGGGGACACGGTGTCCATCACCGTCACCGGTGAGGGAGCCCTCCGCAACCTCTCCGTCGCCGAGGCGGTCCGCGTCGGCGTCTCGTACAACGACGCCTCCGGCCGACAGCGACAGGTGCAGCAGCTCCAGGGCGCGGACAGCATCGTGCTGGGCCTCATCCACGACGCACTCAGTCGACCGCTCGTGACGACGAAGGCCGCCCCGGGCTCGTTCGGCTCCGGCCAGACACAACCCGTGCTCCAGTACCGGCCTGGCTTCGTGGACGTGGAGGACTTCCTCGCGAACCTCTCCACCACGTGGGAGCTGAAGGGCGACGTCGCCGACTACTACCGGGGACAGCACCAGGACGGCATCCAGCGCTCGGACGACCAGGGCTACCCCTACGAGGGCACGCGCTACGAGGCCTCGCCACGACAACAGACGCTCGAGCAGGCCGGCGCCGGCAAGCCCTACGCCATCGACCTCACGGTGCCCGAGGCGCAACGGCAGACGACGCGGCTGCGCTTCGGCGCGAACGCCGGAGGAGACCTCCCCGCCGGCCGCTACTTCGAGGACACGCTCACCAGCCCCGTGCAGACGCGCTCCGTGCGCCTGACCGACACGCTCTCGCAGACGGTGCGGAGCACGTACGTGTCGAACACGGGGGAGGAGGTCTCTCGGACGTCGGGCAATCGCACCTATGCGGCGGGGGCCTCCGGTCCCGTGGCCACGCTCGAGACCGCGCTCCCCAACGCGCTGGTGAGCGGGCCCCAGCAGCTCCCCACCGGCTACACCCAGCGGATGACGACGGACGCGCTCCAGCGCACCGAGTCCCTGGTCGACCCCGACGCGGGGCAGACCCGGTTCGTGTCCGACGTGGCCGGGAGGCTGCGCTTCGTGCAGCCCGCGCTGGACGCGGGTGAGCAGTGGTTCGTCTATTACAAGTACGACGCGCTGGGGCGCATGGTGGAGGAAGGTACGGTCTCCTACGCCTGGGACCCGGTGGCGCTGCGCCTGCTCGCGAACCAGCCCGAGTGGCCGACCGAGGGTTTCACCGTCGCGGTGTCGATGCGCTACGACGGCGACGGGAACGACCCCACGCTCATCGGCATGAAGTGGAGCTCGGTGGCGCACAACCCGGGGGACGACGGGGAGGTCACCGTCACGGAGGTGTTCGGCTACGACGAGGACGGGCACCTCTCCTCGGTGCGGATGACGCTCGACGGGCCGACGACCGCGGACGGGACGGTGTCCTACCGGTACGACAACCTCTCCGCGGTGGTCCGCGTCGACTTCCCCCAGGGCACCCCGCTCCGGGCGGTGCACTACGCCTATGACGAGCTCGGGCACCTCGTGTCCATCGGCAGCGACGAGGGCCTCGCGAACCTCGCGGCCTATGACTGGAGCGCGGATGGACTGGTGCAGCGGGAGGTGCTCGGCCAGGGCGCATGGACGAGGCTCGTGGACTACACCTCTCGCGGCCAGGTGGCGACGATGACGACCACGTCGGCGGCGGGGGACCAGTCCTTCGCGCTGACGTATGCCTATGAGCCGGACGGCGTCGTGCGCACGCGAGGCGTGCGGTGGCACTTCGCGGGCGTGGAGGCCAGCCAGGAGCAGTCCTTCGGCTACGACGGTCAGCGGCGGATGCTCACCGCGACCGGCGCCACGCCGATGACCATCCGCGCCTACGACCCCAGCGGCAACATCTGGGAGGCGGAGGAGAACGGAATCCCGGTGGCCACTCCGTGCGCCGAGGGCACGGACAGGGTCGCATCGCTCTCCGTCGGGGCAGGCCCCGCCGAGCCGCTCACGTGGAGCGCCCAAGGACAGTTGCTCTCGGGCGCGGGTCGGACGTTCACCTACGAACGCGCGACGAACATGACGACGCGCATCGAGTCCGCCGGAAGCGCGCTCCGGCTCGCGTACGGCGGGAGCCAGCAGCGCGTGCTCAAGCGTCGCCGCGACGGCGTGGACACGGTCTACTTCTTCGGCGCCGGTCTGGTCCCCGTGGCACGGCGGGACGGGGCGTCCTGGACGGTGCTGCTGCAGGGAGCGTCAGGGCTCCTCGCGCGGGTGGGGACGACCACACGCTTCACGCTGACGGACCCGGACCAGTCCGTGTGGGCGGTCGTGGAGGGCTCCACGCTCGCGGCCCGCTACGCCTATGCCCCCTTCGGCGGCCTCACGCTCGCCGAGGGAGACACGGCGGCCTCCGAGTACCTCTTCCAGGGACAGGAGTGGGACGCCGAGGTCGGGCTCTACAACTTCCGCGCCCGCATGTACGACCCGGTCCTGCGCCGCTTCGTGACGCCGGACCCGCGGCGGCAGTTCGCGAGCCCCTACGTCTTCGCCGCGAACAATCCGCTCGGCATCACCGACCCCACGGGCGAAATCTCCCTCGCGGAGAGGATTGGCATCGGCATCGCCTCGGCGCTCCTCACCATCGCGGGTGCCTGCCTCTCCATCTTCACGGGGGGCGCCTCGAGCGCGGCGGCGAGCGCCGCGAAGCGCGTGGTGAAGGGCGCGGTGAAGGGCGCGACCAAGGCCGCGAAGGGAGCGGCCAAGGGGGCCTCGGCCGGCGCGGCGGAAGGCGCCGCCGTGGGGGCGACGGAAGGCGCCGTGGCCACGGGCTCGCAGGTGGTCTCCGCGGGAGTCTCCGCGACCGAGTCCCTGGTCAACTCCGCCGGCACGCTGGCGGAGAAGGCCACGCGATTCGGTCTCGGCGTCGCGGGGAACACCATCTCGGGCGCCGCGCACGCTGGCTTCAAATACAACCGCACGCAGCCCGGGAGCGACTACTCGGCCAAGGGCTTCTTCGAGGCCATGGGGATTGGCGCCGCCGCGGGCTTCGCGAAGGGGGTCGTGCTCGGCGGAGGGGAGCTCGCGACGAGTGGGCTCTCCAAGAAGCAGGGACGCAAGGGCGTCGCCACGCGCATCGCCGCCAGGGCCGCCGTGGGCAGCGTCGCGGGACTCATCTCCAGTGACCTGTCGACCATCCTCACCAACGTCCAGCAGCATGAGCCCTGGTACCAGGGGCTCGCCAGGAGCACCGTCGGAGGCTTCATCGGGGGCACCCTCTCCGGCACGGCCGCGGGCACCTGGGGCGAGCGTTCGCACTCCAAGAAGTACGTGAAGGTGTCCGACCACGTGAAGTCTCGGGTGAACAACCTCATCGAGAAGGTCAAGAAGGCCACGGTCGACAGGAACAGCTACGAGCTCAACGGCACGGCCTCGTTCTTCGCGATGCCCGGTTACGACGTCTGGGGCACCGCGGGACGCTGGGGGAAGCTCGAGGAGTGA